The Calypte anna isolate BGI_N300 chromosome 2, bCalAnn1_v1.p, whole genome shotgun sequence genome includes a window with the following:
- the SMIM13 gene encoding small integral membrane protein 13 has translation MWQSIGLTLLVIVATLACVLLFMLCGWYVVWQLFLSKFKFLRELIGDTGSQQGDTEPSETEADQETPPSPLRSRQKSARQRRVPTEDTT, from the exons ATGTGGCAGAGCATCGGGCTGACCTTGCTGGTGATCGTGGCCACCCTGGCCTGCGTGCTGCTCTTCATGCTGTGCG GCTGGTACGTGGTCTGGCAGTTGTTTTTGTCCAAATTCAAATTCCTGAGAGAATTGATAGGTGATACGGGGTCCCAGCAGGGAGACACAGAGCCTTCAGAGACTGAAGCCGATCAGGAGACTCCACCCTCGCCTCTGAGAAGCAGACAGAAATCTGCTCGGCAGCGAAGGGTCCCTACAGAAGACACGACTTAA